Proteins encoded in a region of the Streptomyces sp. NBC_00310 genome:
- a CDS encoding MerR family transcriptional regulator, translating into MDDLDDLLTIGAFAARARLSAKALRLYDRLGLLTPAYVDEVNGYRYYRADQIERARLVALLRQLDMPLARIAEIVDVVELDGARAAGRLAAYWAGAEERFASQRTLVAYLRGRLSGRESGMDETYGTFTVETVDTAPQVLLTQSRHTLADELPAWIGASLGRLEEGAAACGGSTGAPFVVYHSEVSMESDGPAESCVPVADEGAARAWAAEHGRAWETKVRVEPAGRFAYTRISKAQVAHPQILAAFEAVERWIAGHGLEVTGPCREIYFADWDAAGPEDPVCDVAFPVAS; encoded by the coding sequence ATGGACGATCTGGACGACCTGCTCACCATCGGTGCCTTCGCCGCCCGCGCGCGGCTGTCGGCGAAGGCGCTGCGGCTGTACGACCGGCTGGGGCTGCTCACGCCGGCGTACGTCGACGAGGTGAACGGCTACCGGTACTACCGGGCCGACCAGATCGAACGTGCCCGTCTGGTGGCCCTGCTGCGGCAGCTCGACATGCCTCTCGCGCGGATCGCCGAGATCGTGGACGTCGTCGAGCTGGACGGCGCGCGGGCCGCCGGCCGGCTCGCCGCGTACTGGGCCGGGGCCGAGGAACGGTTCGCGTCCCAGCGGACCCTTGTCGCCTACCTCCGTGGACGGTTGTCGGGAAGGGAGTCCGGGATGGACGAGACGTACGGAACATTCACGGTCGAAACGGTCGACACGGCCCCGCAGGTGCTGCTGACCCAGTCGCGGCACACGCTCGCGGACGAGTTGCCGGCGTGGATCGGGGCGTCGCTGGGGCGGCTGGAGGAGGGGGCGGCGGCCTGCGGCGGGTCCACCGGCGCGCCGTTCGTCGTGTACCACTCCGAGGTGTCCATGGAGAGCGACGGGCCCGCCGAGTCGTGTGTGCCGGTGGCGGACGAGGGCGCCGCCCGGGCGTGGGCGGCCGAGCACGGGCGGGCCTGGGAGACGAAGGTGCGCGTGGAGCCGGCGGGACGGTTCGCGTACACCCGGATCAGCAAGGCCCAGGTGGCCCATCCGCAGATCCTCGCGGCCTTCGAGGCGGTCGAGCGGTGGATCGCCGGGCACGGTCTGGAGGTCACCGGCCCGTGCCGTGAGATCTACTTCGCGGACTGGGACGCGGCGGGCCCCGAGGACCCGGTGTGCGACGTGGCGTTCCCGGTCGCATCCTGA
- a CDS encoding D-alanyl-D-alanine carboxypeptidase has protein sequence MAGTSPDRSKRYESSTESTPGNEPPIPAPGPAKSSPDPRLAMSREAVPKVDQATAVFSRRALLEAAEAQGLTLDDPETGTDSGTAKPAVRESGATGTAGTGTAGAETAGAGTAGAGTTGAGTTGAGTTEAGTTGAEVDAPVADDPETSRAAAADAEGAEEADSGAEDSGDAGSDVGDSDGSGADAVSGGGEGADEPAERSDDDADAATEARADTAEDERADSEPAAEAGTGEAGTREADTREAGASSEADADAPESDDAPELDDAPELDDEPESESADRAADSAPAKSDAADSVPESTPKVDQPTAIFRAPRPPAVDQPTTMLKLGGGAAKAAEPVEDDKPGRPDRADKADKADRAEKADRAEKADAESGRAGAAKGTEDAARSDGAEAVPPAERTSKFVALKPLDEPAAPRPPAAAPDAPKHPAVPDAPAISPAEATRTIPQVGPERTTQQPLPPKPPLDLLAELTNTPPPRQTPVRTIIRRVKIWTPLAILLVIVFAVAQSFRPLPAPALALTADESYAFKGDKVDLPWPAEGQGWMDVNGIGTMDSFGEQKPVAIGSVAKAMTAYVILKEHPMKPGAKGATIPVDAKAETEGGYDKDGESTLNTVKEGDTLSQYDAIAAIMIPSANNIARLLARWDSNGSEEAFVKKMNAAAKDLGMKNTKYTDPSGLKETTVSTAEDQVKLGNELVKMKALTDITRLPSWKDPSGQPWSNYNRLVPYNNAIGIKTGSTTAAGGNLLFAGTQEVGGETAIVVGAILGQHTPPIIDTVNAVSKTAMLAAQEALTSDTILKKGDVVGYVDDGLGGQAPVVATKNVSAVGWAGKTVKLELDAGSTIPHEAKSGTEVGSLIIGDGSGEGVEVPVALRDDLTEPGFTSKLTRVS, from the coding sequence GTGGCGGGCACGTCCCCCGACAGGTCGAAGCGGTACGAGTCGTCGACGGAGTCGACGCCGGGGAACGAACCACCGATCCCGGCCCCCGGTCCCGCCAAGTCATCTCCCGACCCTCGCCTCGCGATGTCCCGGGAAGCCGTCCCGAAGGTCGACCAGGCGACGGCGGTCTTCTCCCGCCGGGCGCTGCTGGAGGCCGCGGAGGCGCAGGGCCTGACCCTGGACGACCCCGAGACGGGCACGGACTCCGGCACGGCGAAGCCCGCGGTGCGCGAGAGCGGCGCGACGGGGACCGCCGGCACGGGGACCGCCGGGGCGGAGACCGCCGGGGCGGGGACCGCCGGGGCGGGGACCACCGGGGCGGGGACCACCGGGGCGGGGACCACCGAGGCGGGGACCACCGGGGCGGAGGTCGACGCTCCGGTGGCCGACGATCCGGAAACCAGCCGGGCGGCCGCGGCTGACGCCGAGGGCGCGGAAGAGGCTGATTCGGGCGCCGAGGACTCGGGTGACGCCGGGTCGGACGTCGGGGACTCGGACGGCTCCGGCGCAGATGCCGTTTCCGGGGGCGGTGAGGGGGCGGACGAGCCTGCGGAACGCTCGGACGATGACGCGGACGCCGCCACCGAGGCGCGGGCCGACACGGCCGAGGACGAGCGCGCCGACAGCGAGCCCGCAGCCGAGGCCGGCACCGGTGAGGCCGGCACCCGTGAGGCCGACACCCGTGAGGCGGGCGCGAGCTCCGAAGCGGACGCCGACGCGCCCGAGTCCGACGACGCGCCCGAGTTGGACGACGCGCCCGAGTTGGACGACGAGCCCGAGTCCGAGTCCGCCGATCGCGCGGCAGACTCCGCTCCGGCGAAGAGTGACGCGGCGGACTCCGTCCCTGAGTCCACCCCGAAGGTCGATCAGCCGACCGCGATCTTCCGGGCTCCCCGGCCACCCGCCGTGGATCAGCCCACCACCATGCTCAAGCTGGGCGGTGGCGCCGCCAAGGCCGCCGAGCCCGTCGAGGACGACAAGCCCGGCAGGCCCGACAGGGCAGACAAGGCGGACAAGGCCGACAGGGCGGAGAAGGCCGACAGGGCGGAGAAGGCCGACGCCGAGTCCGGGCGTGCCGGAGCTGCCAAGGGCACCGAGGACGCGGCGAGGAGCGACGGCGCCGAGGCCGTACCCCCCGCCGAACGCACCAGCAAATTCGTCGCGTTGAAGCCGCTGGACGAGCCCGCCGCGCCCAGGCCCCCGGCGGCGGCGCCCGACGCACCCAAGCACCCGGCGGTACCCGACGCCCCCGCCATCAGCCCGGCGGAGGCGACGCGGACCATCCCGCAGGTGGGTCCGGAGCGGACGACGCAGCAGCCGTTGCCGCCGAAGCCGCCGCTGGACCTGCTGGCGGAGCTGACGAACACGCCGCCCCCGCGCCAGACTCCCGTGCGGACGATCATCCGCCGGGTCAAGATCTGGACGCCCCTGGCCATCCTGCTGGTGATTGTGTTTGCTGTCGCACAGTCATTCCGTCCGCTCCCCGCCCCCGCGCTCGCCCTGACCGCAGACGAGTCGTACGCGTTCAAGGGCGACAAGGTCGACCTGCCGTGGCCCGCCGAGGGCCAGGGCTGGATGGACGTCAACGGCATCGGCACGATGGACAGCTTCGGCGAGCAGAAGCCCGTGGCCATCGGCTCCGTCGCCAAGGCGATGACCGCGTACGTCATCCTCAAGGAACACCCGATGAAGCCCGGCGCGAAGGGCGCGACCATCCCCGTCGACGCGAAGGCGGAGACCGAGGGCGGCTACGACAAGGACGGCGAGTCCACGCTCAACACCGTCAAGGAGGGCGACACGCTCTCCCAGTACGACGCGATCGCGGCCATCATGATTCCTTCCGCGAACAACATCGCGCGGCTGCTGGCCCGTTGGGACAGCAACGGTTCCGAGGAGGCGTTCGTCAAGAAGATGAACGCCGCCGCCAAGGACCTCGGGATGAAGAACACGAAGTACACCGACCCGTCCGGTCTGAAGGAGACGACCGTCTCCACCGCCGAGGACCAGGTCAAGCTCGGCAACGAGCTGGTGAAGATGAAGGCCCTCACCGACATCACCAGGCTGCCCTCCTGGAAGGACCCCTCGGGCCAGCCCTGGAGCAACTACAACCGGCTCGTCCCGTACAACAACGCCATCGGCATCAAGACCGGCTCCACCACGGCCGCCGGCGGCAACCTGCTCTTCGCGGGCACGCAGGAGGTCGGCGGCGAGACGGCGATCGTCGTCGGTGCGATCCTCGGCCAGCACACCCCGCCGATCATCGACACCGTCAACGCGGTCAGCAAGACCGCGATGCTCGCCGCGCAGGAGGCGCTGACCTCCGACACGATCCTGAAGAAGGGCGACGTCGTCGGATACGTGGACGACGGGCTCGGCGGACAGGCCCCGGTCGTGGCCACCAAGAACGTCTCGGCGGTCGGCTGGGCCGGCAAGACCGTCAAGCTCGAACTCGACGCGGGCTCGACCATCCCGCACGAGGCGAAGTCGGGCACCGAGGTCGGCTCACTGATCATCGGCGACGGCTCCGGCGAAGGCGTGGAAGTCCCGGTCGCCCTCCGGGACGACCTCACCGAACCCGGCTTCACCTCGAAGCTGACCCGCGTGAGCTGA
- a CDS encoding GOLPH3/VPS74 family protein, which translates to MGMSRRTLPEELLLLALDPATGTTAQPQSLDLGLAGAQLVELALAGRIAPDGDRIAVVSPRPTGDPTLDCALELLRRRGAPVRAIHWIGGPRLGLRQTYLSHLERCGMVHAVAGQMCGVLPTTRYQASQTEISREIRARLDSAIRTGVPPDPRTAALAALAHAVGLGKHLYPGNEGRSSRSRLRDLIRHDPMGGLVAHAVMDVQNGVAAQPRRSPAPTGRQAAPGARPPAPEPARGVPMQPRRGSMARVVAH; encoded by the coding sequence ATGGGCATGAGCCGCAGAACACTTCCGGAGGAGCTTCTGCTACTGGCGCTGGACCCGGCCACGGGTACCACCGCACAGCCGCAGTCGCTCGACCTTGGTCTGGCCGGAGCGCAGCTAGTGGAGCTGGCGCTGGCCGGACGGATAGCCCCAGACGGGGATCGTATCGCCGTGGTGTCCCCACGGCCGACTGGAGATCCGACTTTGGACTGCGCGTTGGAGTTGCTGCGAAGGCGTGGCGCTCCGGTACGTGCGATCCACTGGATTGGCGGGCCGCGTCTCGGGCTTCGCCAGACCTACCTCTCGCATCTGGAGCGGTGCGGCATGGTGCATGCCGTGGCGGGCCAGATGTGCGGAGTGCTGCCGACGACTCGCTACCAGGCGAGTCAGACCGAGATCAGCCGGGAGATCCGAGCCCGGTTGGACTCCGCGATCCGCACCGGCGTCCCGCCGGACCCGCGGACCGCGGCGCTCGCCGCCCTGGCGCACGCGGTCGGCCTCGGCAAGCACCTGTATCCGGGGAACGAGGGACGCTCGTCCCGCTCCCGGCTGCGGGACCTGATCCGGCACGACCCCATGGGTGGCCTGGTGGCCCACGCCGTCATGGACGTGCAGAACGGCGTGGCCGCACAGCCGCGTCGCAGCCCGGCACCGACCGGCCGTCAGGCCGCCCCCGGCGCCAGGCCACCCGCACCGGAGCCCGCGCGCGGCGTTCCGATGCAGCCACGCCGCGGCTCGATGGCCCGCGTCGTGGCGCACTGA
- a CDS encoding helix-turn-helix domain-containing protein: MASNVNPTVRRRRLGQELRRLRELKGMTAEEVAERLLVSQSKISRLENGRRSISQRDVRDLCGVYEVEDQRVVDSLMQMAKDSRQQGWWHAFGDVPYSVYIGLETDAASLRVYDPQVVPGLLQTRPYAEALIAGALPETMPGDIDNRVQVRLRRQERISAPESPLRLWTVLDEAALRRVVGNRSLMREQLEHLVEQSQLPHVTVQVIPFDLGAHPGLNGQYAILEFPDASDSSVVYIEGVTSDLYLEKPADVQKYSVMYEHLRAQALNVEQSRQFIADIAKEYAELRPR, encoded by the coding sequence GTGGCGTCCAATGTCAATCCCACCGTCAGGCGACGCCGGTTGGGCCAGGAGCTGCGTCGGCTCCGCGAGCTCAAGGGCATGACCGCCGAGGAGGTCGCCGAGCGGCTGCTGGTCTCCCAGTCGAAGATCAGCCGCCTGGAGAACGGCCGCCGCAGCATCAGCCAGCGCGACGTCCGCGATCTCTGCGGGGTCTACGAGGTCGAGGACCAGCGGGTCGTCGACTCCCTGATGCAGATGGCCAAGGACTCCCGCCAGCAGGGCTGGTGGCACGCCTTCGGCGACGTCCCGTACAGCGTCTACATCGGCCTGGAGACCGACGCGGCCAGCCTGCGCGTCTACGACCCCCAGGTCGTCCCCGGGCTGCTGCAGACCCGCCCGTACGCCGAGGCGCTCATCGCGGGCGCGCTGCCGGAGACCATGCCCGGCGACATCGACAACCGGGTCCAGGTACGGCTGAGGCGACAGGAACGTATCTCCGCGCCGGAGAGCCCCCTGCGGCTGTGGACGGTCCTCGACGAGGCCGCGCTGCGCCGTGTCGTGGGCAATCGCTCCCTCATGCGCGAGCAGCTGGAGCACCTGGTCGAGCAGTCCCAACTCCCGCACGTCACCGTGCAGGTGATCCCCTTCGACCTGGGCGCGCATCCCGGTCTGAACGGGCAGTACGCGATTCTGGAGTTCCCGGACGCGTCGGATTCCAGCGTCGTCTACATCGAGGGCGTCACCAGCGATCTCTATCTGGAGAAGCCCGCCGACGTCCAGAAATACAGCGTCATGTACGAGCACTTGAGGGCGCAGGCCCTGAACGTGGAGCAATCCCGCCAGTTCATCGCGGACATCGCGAAGGAGTACGCGGAGCTTCGGCCGCGCTGA
- a CDS encoding DUF397 domain-containing protein, with product MAIQQGATDTWVKSSYSTGNGACVEVKSPVVSALSVRDSKVSDGPTLAFPADSWSAFVAEVSRGAFDLA from the coding sequence ATGGCAATTCAGCAAGGCGCCACGGACACGTGGGTCAAGTCGTCCTACTCCACGGGGAACGGCGCGTGCGTCGAGGTCAAGTCCCCCGTCGTCTCGGCCCTGTCCGTGCGTGACTCCAAGGTTTCCGACGGTCCGACGCTGGCGTTCCCCGCCGACTCGTGGAGCGCGTTCGTGGCCGAGGTCAGCCGGGGAGCCTTCGACCTCGCGTGA
- a CDS encoding SDR family oxidoreductase, producing MSLLAGKTVVVSGVGPGLGQRVAAAVVRDGGNAVLGARTEANLAKAAADVDPDGAHTAYRATDITDEAQCAALAALARERFGGVHAVVHVAAWDSYFGGLEDADFTTWQAVLDVNLLGTLRMTRACLPALKAAGGGSVVIIGTQSAVAAPSQVRQAAYAASKGALTSAMYSLARELGPHRIRVNTVLPGWMWGPPVEAYVRFAAHGEGVSEAEVLARLAERMALPELATDGDVADAVAFLASDRARAITGQSLLVNAGELMR from the coding sequence ATGTCACTGCTCGCGGGAAAGACCGTCGTCGTCTCGGGAGTCGGTCCCGGGCTGGGCCAGCGGGTCGCCGCGGCGGTCGTACGGGACGGCGGGAACGCCGTTCTGGGGGCGCGCACGGAGGCGAATCTCGCCAAGGCCGCGGCGGACGTGGACCCGGACGGCGCGCACACGGCCTACCGGGCGACCGACATCACCGACGAGGCGCAGTGCGCGGCGCTCGCGGCGCTCGCGCGGGAACGGTTCGGGGGCGTGCACGCGGTGGTGCACGTGGCGGCCTGGGACAGCTACTTCGGGGGCCTGGAGGACGCCGACTTCACCACCTGGCAGGCGGTCCTGGACGTGAACCTGCTGGGCACCCTGCGGATGACCCGGGCCTGCCTGCCCGCCCTGAAGGCGGCGGGCGGCGGGTCGGTCGTCATCATCGGCACGCAGTCGGCGGTGGCCGCGCCCTCGCAGGTGCGGCAGGCGGCGTACGCGGCGTCCAAGGGCGCGCTGACGAGCGCGATGTACTCGTTGGCACGGGAGTTGGGGCCGCACCGGATACGGGTCAACACCGTGCTGCCGGGGTGGATGTGGGGGCCGCCCGTGGAGGCGTACGTGCGGTTCGCGGCGCACGGCGAGGGCGTGTCCGAGGCGGAGGTGCTGGCGCGGCTCGCCGAGCGGATGGCACTGCCGGAGCTGGCCACGGACGGGGATGTCGCGGACGCGGTGGCGTTCCTGGCCTCCGACCGCGCACGGGCGATCACCGGCCAGTCCCTGCTCGTCAACGCCGGGGAACTGATGCGCTGA
- a CDS encoding sodium:solute symporter family protein, whose amino-acid sequence MNSLDWAVLIGYFGVMVAIGVWSHKRVDNVSDFFTAGGKMPWWLSGISHHMSGYSAVMFTGYASIAYTYGVTSFVTWSFPIALGIAIGSKLFAPRINRLRSRLHVSSPLEYLKNRYNLRTQQALAWSGMLLKIVDVGAKWAAIATLLSVFTGISLNQGILITGSITAVYCTIGGLWADALTELGQFVIQLLAGVAMFIAVAGKLGDYGGFFGVWDRPELEGHGQPLVGPYGTVFLLAFLFIKLFEYNGGMLNQAQRYMATATPYEAERSARLSAILWLVWPLVLFFPMWMSPLLVTSEKGDGSDSYALMTEQLLPHGLLGLVIVGFFSHTMAMCSSDANAIAAVFTRDCAPVIWRRARTWSEGQGLRVARIATVVFLGLSMAAATQVNSPAFKDIITVVIKWVAGLMGPMAIPMMLGLLRPFRRSGPTAALTSWACGLFAFWLVNYPIHWSVEGGVPLQFQVSIPLAVSLVLYIVIGFIKPEDTPERLAIIEKINSDGDGDGKGGAGAAAAVPAQGKDASSPSGV is encoded by the coding sequence ATGAACAGTCTCGACTGGGCCGTGCTCATCGGCTACTTCGGTGTGATGGTCGCGATCGGCGTCTGGTCGCACAAGCGCGTGGACAACGTCAGCGACTTCTTCACCGCCGGCGGCAAGATGCCCTGGTGGCTCTCCGGCATCTCGCACCACATGTCGGGCTACAGCGCGGTGATGTTCACCGGCTACGCCAGTATCGCGTACACCTACGGCGTCACGTCCTTCGTGACCTGGTCGTTCCCCATCGCGCTCGGCATCGCCATCGGCTCCAAGCTGTTCGCGCCGCGCATCAACCGGCTGCGCTCACGGCTGCATGTCTCGTCCCCCCTGGAGTACCTGAAGAACCGTTACAACCTGCGCACGCAGCAGGCGTTGGCCTGGTCCGGCATGCTGCTGAAGATCGTGGACGTCGGCGCCAAGTGGGCCGCGATCGCGACCCTGCTGTCGGTCTTCACGGGCATCTCCCTGAACCAGGGCATCCTGATCACCGGATCGATCACGGCCGTCTACTGCACGATCGGCGGCCTCTGGGCGGACGCGCTCACGGAGTTGGGTCAGTTCGTCATCCAACTGCTGGCGGGCGTCGCGATGTTCATCGCCGTGGCGGGCAAACTGGGCGACTACGGCGGCTTCTTCGGCGTCTGGGACCGCCCGGAGCTGGAGGGCCACGGCCAACCGCTGGTGGGCCCCTACGGCACGGTCTTCCTGCTCGCCTTCCTGTTCATCAAACTCTTCGAGTACAACGGCGGCATGCTCAACCAGGCCCAGCGCTACATGGCCACGGCGACCCCGTACGAGGCCGAGCGCTCCGCCCGGCTGTCGGCGATCCTGTGGCTGGTCTGGCCGCTGGTGCTGTTCTTCCCGATGTGGATGTCGCCGCTGCTGGTGACGTCGGAGAAGGGCGACGGGTCGGACTCGTACGCCCTGATGACCGAACAACTGCTGCCGCACGGGCTGTTGGGCCTCGTCATCGTGGGCTTCTTCTCCCACACGATGGCCATGTGCTCGTCCGACGCGAACGCCATCGCGGCCGTCTTCACGCGGGACTGCGCGCCGGTGATCTGGCGGCGGGCGCGGACGTGGAGCGAGGGGCAGGGGCTGCGGGTCGCCCGGATCGCGACCGTCGTGTTCCTGGGTCTGTCGATGGCGGCGGCCACGCAGGTCAACTCGCCCGCCTTCAAGGACATCATCACCGTCGTCATCAAGTGGGTCGCCGGGCTGATGGGACCGATGGCCATCCCGATGATGCTGGGTCTGCTGCGGCCGTTCCGCCGGTCGGGGCCGACGGCGGCGCTCACGAGCTGGGCGTGCGGGCTGTTCGCCTTCTGGCTGGTGAACTACCCGATCCACTGGAGCGTCGAGGGCGGGGTGCCGCTGCAGTTCCAGGTGTCCATCCCGCTGGCCGTCTCGCTGGTGCTGTACATCGTCATCGGCTTCATCAAGCCGGAGGACACGCCCGAGCGGCTCGCGATCATCGAGAAGATCAACTCGGACGGCGACGGGGACGGCAAGGGCGGCGCCGGAGCCGCTGCCGCCGTACCGGCTCAGGGGAAGGACGCGTCCAGCCCCAGCGGGGTCTGA
- a CDS encoding phosphotransferase-like protein produces the protein MTTQMIILNGGSSSGKSGIVRCLQAELPDQWLAFGADSLIDAMPARMQTSDGGIEISADGQVGIGADFRALEQAWAQGVVAMARAGARIIIDDIFLGGAASQQRWQNILDGHDSNDGQGGQGGNDGQDGVDGVGALDVLWVGVRCDSTVAAGREVARGDRVRGMAAAQAHLVHEGVHYDLEVDTTHTESLTCARTIAAHIS, from the coding sequence GTGACCACTCAGATGATCATCCTCAACGGCGGCTCCAGCTCGGGGAAGTCCGGGATCGTACGGTGCCTGCAGGCCGAACTGCCGGACCAGTGGCTGGCGTTCGGCGCCGACTCCCTCATCGACGCGATGCCCGCGAGGATGCAGACGTCGGACGGCGGCATCGAGATCTCCGCCGACGGCCAGGTCGGCATCGGGGCGGACTTCCGCGCCCTGGAACAGGCCTGGGCCCAGGGCGTCGTGGCCATGGCCCGCGCGGGCGCCCGCATCATCATCGACGACATCTTCCTCGGCGGAGCGGCATCCCAGCAGCGCTGGCAGAACATCCTCGACGGCCATGACAGCAATGACGGCCAGGGCGGCCAGGGCGGCAATGACGGTCAGGACGGCGTCGACGGCGTGGGCGCGCTGGACGTGCTCTGGGTCGGGGTCCGATGCGACAGCACTGTCGCTGCCGGCCGCGAGGTCGCCCGGGGAGACCGAGTCCGGGGAATGGCCGCGGCCCAGGCGCACCTCGTCCACGAGGGCGTGCACTACGACCTGGAGGTCGACACCACTCACACCGAGTCCCTGACCTGCGCCCGCACGATCGCGGCCCACATCAGCTGA
- a CDS encoding GNAT family N-acetyltransferase, with the protein MADWNIRPALATDVEPIAELRAVVMRPDLERLGRYDPHRVRQRFRDSFDPAHAWVIEVSGTFAGCVALRPAADAHWLEHFYLAPHLQGTGIGTAVLDTLLTRCDHAGVPVRLNVLQGSPARHLYERHGFRLETEDPVDVFMVRDI; encoded by the coding sequence ATGGCTGACTGGAACATACGTCCGGCGCTGGCGACGGACGTCGAGCCGATCGCCGAACTGCGTGCCGTGGTCATGCGCCCCGACCTCGAACGCCTGGGCCGCTACGATCCCCACCGCGTCCGCCAACGCTTCCGCGACTCCTTCGACCCGGCCCACGCCTGGGTCATCGAGGTCAGCGGCACCTTCGCCGGCTGCGTGGCCCTCCGCCCGGCCGCCGACGCCCACTGGCTGGAGCACTTCTACCTCGCCCCGCATCTCCAGGGCACCGGCATCGGCACAGCCGTACTCGACACCCTCCTCACCCGCTGCGACCACGCCGGCGTCCCGGTCCGCCTGAACGTCCTGCAGGGGAGCCCGGCCAGGCACCTCTACGAACGCCACGGCTTCCGCCTGGAGACGGAGGACCCGGTGGACGTCTTCATGGTGCGCGACATATAG
- a CDS encoding ADP-ribosylglycohydrolase family protein: MGATAGAVWGRVEQQDFRSRVRGTLLGAAVGDALGAPVDHLTLAQIGEAYGPEWLTDLVSAYGRRGAITDLTQLALFSVDGLIRAQVRRDTGVWHPPTDLHRAYLRWAATQRDWGPDERRKDDGWLAREEWLYARRDPSVICLLGFGDGTMGTLDAPKNPGASGAEAAARSAPFGLLVGWEPQLVFQLAVECAAQTHGHPIAYLAAGSYAVIVHALARGESLDAAVQKTLVLLAARPGHQPVADALQQAVTAVRQGTPSPAVVERLAGDGAAAGVLAVAVYCTLVGEDIRHGLCLAVNHGGPSGAAGALTGGLLGALHGETALPPAWLAELEGRPTILVLADDFALEMTQGPSLHAPGGAVPGWLTRYPRA; the protein is encoded by the coding sequence GTGGGTGCGACAGCCGGTGCCGTCTGGGGGCGGGTCGAGCAGCAGGACTTCCGCAGCCGGGTGCGCGGAACGCTGCTGGGCGCGGCCGTCGGCGACGCGCTGGGCGCGCCGGTCGACCATCTCACCCTGGCGCAGATCGGTGAGGCGTACGGCCCGGAGTGGCTGACCGATCTGGTCTCCGCGTACGGCAGGCGCGGCGCCATCACCGACCTCACCCAGCTCGCCCTGTTCTCCGTCGACGGCCTGATCCGTGCCCAGGTCCGCCGCGACACCGGTGTCTGGCACCCGCCGACCGATCTGCACCGGGCGTATCTGCGCTGGGCGGCGACCCAGCGGGACTGGGGCCCCGACGAACGCCGCAAGGACGACGGCTGGCTCGCCCGCGAGGAGTGGCTCTACGCGCGCCGCGACCCCTCCGTCATCTGCCTCCTCGGCTTCGGCGACGGGACCATGGGCACCCTCGACGCCCCCAAGAACCCCGGCGCGTCCGGCGCCGAGGCCGCCGCCCGCTCCGCCCCCTTCGGCCTCCTCGTCGGCTGGGAACCCCAACTGGTCTTCCAGCTGGCCGTCGAGTGCGCGGCCCAGACCCACGGCCACCCCATCGCGTACCTGGCCGCCGGCTCCTACGCCGTCATCGTCCACGCCCTCGCGCGCGGGGAGAGCCTCGACGCCGCCGTCCAGAAGACCCTGGTGCTGCTGGCCGCCCGCCCTGGCCACCAGCCCGTCGCCGACGCCCTCCAGCAGGCCGTCACCGCCGTCCGCCAGGGCACGCCGTCCCCCGCCGTCGTCGAGCGGCTCGCCGGTGACGGCGCGGCCGCGGGGGTGCTGGCCGTCGCCGTCTACTGCACCCTGGTCGGCGAGGACATACGCCACGGCCTGTGCCTCGCCGTCAACCACGGCGGCCCCTCGGGAGCCGCCGGCGCGCTGACGGGCGGCCTCCTCGGCGCCCTCCACGGCGAGACCGCCCTGCCCCCGGCCTGGCTGGCGGAACTGGAGGGCCGCCCCACGATCCTCGTCCTCGCCGACGACTTCGCCCTGGAAATGACCCAGGGCCCGTCCCTCCACGCCCCGGGCGGCGCGGTACCGGGCTGGCTGACCCGCTACCCCCGGGCCTGA